Within Borrelia parkeri, the genomic segment AACAATAAGTGGGATTTCTGATGAAATGAAGCAAAAGATTACTGCTGTTAAATCTTCAGGTGATAAGTTTATAGAGAAGGTTAAAGCACAACATGCTAGCCTTAATACTGAGTCAGATTCAAAAAAAGCTATAGATAAGGCCGATGGTGATGGCAGTAAGGGAGCTAAAGAGCTTGGTGAACTAAACACAACAATTGATACTTTGTTAACTTCTGCTGAAGCTACAGCAACAGCTGCAATTAATTCGCTTTCAACTTCTACTAAGTTAGAGCCTACTAAGTCTTAATTAAAAGATAAATTATTATAAGATTATTTTTTAATCAATCGTTATTTTCTTATAAAATAAAGTCTATAAATAATAAGCTAGGAGTTTGCTTCTCTTAGCTTATTTTGTTTCTTTTTATTCTCTATTTACTTGCTTGACTACTTTAGTCTACTTCTTTAAGATTCCTTATGATTACTTTTATCTTTTAGACTTATATTTATGGCTTGATTTTACATTATTTTAGAACTTAATAATAATTTAGATTGCTTATTTTTACTTCTTAGCTGTGGTAGTGGTAGTGCTAAGGCTGAGGATCCTCAGAGTAGATTCTTAAAATCTCTTATTAGTTTAAGTAATGACTTCTTAAATGTTTTTACTTCCTTTACTGATATGGTTGGAGGAGTTTTAGGGTTTAATACTAATACTAAAAAGTCTGATATTGGGAACTACTTTAAAACTGTTCAGGATACTGTTTCATCTACTAAAGAAGCTCTTAAGAAAATTGTTTCTGACATGAAATCTGAAAATAATCCTAATGTAGAGGCTACTGATATCGCTGTAAAAGCTCTAATTACTAATACTCTTGATAAGATAATTGAGGGTGCAAAAACCGCTAGTGATGCTATTGGTGATGCTGGTGACTCAATTGGTGATGTTGTTAAAGGTGGTGCTGCTGGTGCAGGTGCTGCTGGTGAAGAAGCTTCAGTTAAGTCTCTTAGTGAAGGGATTGGAAAATTGTAGATGTGGTTCTTAAAGAAGGAAGTGCTGAGGCTGGAGATGATAAAAAAGCTGAAGATGGTTCTACTGTAAGGGGTAACGATGCTGGTGAAGCAGGTAAATTATTTGGTAATGCAGCTGCTGCTAGTGCTGATGCTGCAAAAAAATCAGCTGCTGATGCAGTTAAAGCAGTAGGAGCAGTAACTGGGGCTGACATATTACAAGCTATGGTTAAAAATGCTGATGCTGCTAAGTTAGCTAAGAATAATGGTGCTGCTAATGCTATTAATGTTAATTCTAAAGATGGGACCATATCAGGGGGTATTGCTTTAAGAGCTATGGCTAAAGATGGTAAATTTGCTAATGTTAATAATGGTGACACTGATGCGGAGAAAGCAGTTAAGGGAGCAGCTGTAAGTGCTGTTACTAAGGCGTTGGATACTCTCACAATAGCAATAAGAAATACTATTGATATAGGGCTTAAGACCCTTAAGGATGCTATGAATATTAATTCTACTGATACTCCTGTTACTACTGATAAGCAGGTTCCTGAAACTAAGAAGAACTAATAATCAGGACTAAAGAGTATTTAATAACAAATACATAACTAAATAAAGTCATTTTAGGAAAACTCTTCTTTTCATAAGAATTGTTTTCCTTTTTTACTATTTGTAATAATACTCAGGTCTAAATAGTATTGATAGCAATCCTTTAACAACAGATTGATGGTAAGACTGCATTTGAGCTTTTTGATAAACTAAAAAAAATAGACTAAACACTTTATGTTAGATTTAGGAACCCTTTTAAATCATATTTTACTAAAATAAGGTTCCTATAACAGTTAAAATATTATATAATAATTAGATAAGGAGTGTTTTTATGGGACTTGCTCAACCTGTTATTACTCAACAAATGGTCATCAATGAACTTACTAAAGCCGGTATTAAGAGAGACATCGCTGTTGATCTGTCCTACAGATACTATCGTAATGAACTGACTTACAAAGATATTGAATTCTTAAAAGAAAACTTTGATATAAAGCTTGAAAAAGTTGAAGCACTCTTACAAGCTGAAATTAAATCTGTAGAGTCAAGCTTACAAGCTGAGATTAAATCTGTCAAAACTGAACTGGATAACAAAATAGATACCAAATTTAATGAACTTGATACTAAAATTGATACTAAATTCAATGAACTTGATAATAAGATTGATACAGTTAGAAATGAATTAAAATCTGCCATTAAAGACTTGGATACTAAAATTGATTCTGTTGAGAATAATCTTAATACTAAGATAAATACTAAATTTAATGAACTTGATAAAAAAATTGATAATGTTAAAAATGAGGTTTCTCTTGTTAGAAAAGATATGGAAATTAATAGGGTGGAGCTTGATAATAAACTTGATAAAACCGCATCAGAATTTAAGAGTACATCAAGATTACATAATTGGATGTTTGGTACTCTTATTACCCTAAATATAGGAATATTTTTAACATTAATGTCCATAGTCTATTCATTGTTAAGTAAGTAAATTTAAGTTAAGTAAACCCTTTCTTTCTTTGATATAATATCAATTATTTTCTTATCAAAATCAATAAATTTTATTAATTGTTATATTACACACAGTCTCTGAAATGTTAAAGTCTCTATGTTTTTAGCTTTTTTATTTTATTCAAAGGTTGTTAACCATCTTGTCCCCTTGAGTTAATAAGGAGGCACGTGATAATGAAAAGAATTACTTTTTGTGCGTTATTAATGACTTTATTTTTACTTCTTAGCTGTGGAAGTGGTCAACAACCAGAAGCAGGTAAGGGGGGCTCAGCAGCTACAGGAGGGAGAAGTTTAAGCGAAGTCCTAATGGAGGTAGGTAGAAGTGCTGAAAATGCTTTTTATTCTTTTTTAGAGTTACTCTCAGATACATTAGGCTTTACTGCTAAATCAACTACAAAGAAGAGTGATGTAGGAGGGTATTTTAACAGCTTAGGTGCGAAGCTTGGAAAAGCATCAGACGAATTAGAACAAGTAGCAAAGAAGTCAGAAGGAGAAGGAGAGGGCGCTAAAGATGAACCAATAGCCGTAGCAATTAGAAGTGCAGTTGATTCTGCTAAGGCTACTTTAAGCACATTAAAAACACATTTAGACTCTTTAAAAGATATAGGTGATGATAACCAAAAGGTAGGGGAAGCAGCAAGTGATGCTGGTGCTAAAGAAGGAACAGCAGTAAACGAGGAGTCATTAAAGAAATCCCTTAAAGCATTGAAAGGAATTGTAGAAGAAGCAGGTAAATCAGGTATTTCAAAACCAGAGACAGGTACTGTAACATTGAATGTAACTGGAGTAGATAATAAGGATGGGGCTAAAATATTAGCAACAAATTCTGCTGGTAATCCAGCAGCAGGAGATGCAGGTAAAGCCGCAGCAATACTATCAACTGTGAGTGGTGAGGAAATGCTAGCTTCGATAGTTAATTCAAAAGACACTGATGCAGTACTAGGAGCTGGTGCAAATGGAGATACAACTGCCATTTCCTTTGCAAAAGGAGGAAATAATGCAGCTAACGTAGCACAAGCTGAAGCTAAGGCAGCAGCGGTAGCAGGAGGAATAGCATTGCGTTCATTAATTAAGGATGGCAAACTAGCAAAAGCAGCAGATGGGCAAGGAGGAGGAAAAGAGGTACAAGGAGTAGGAATTACAGCGGCAAATAAGTTATTAGTAGCGGTAGAAGATATAATTAAGAAGACAGTAAAGAATGTGCTTAAAACAGCAAAAGAAAAAATAGATCAAGCAAGAGCTCCAAAGGTAGCAAGTCAGCAATAAAATAGATACTTAGAATTAAATTATTAAGTAATTAGAGTAGAAGGCAATCTTAGATTTATATCTAAAATTGCCTTCTATGTTTGTGTAAGAAGTTAAATTGGCTTCTTAATCTAAAATTTCTTTCTTTGATTCACTTATCAAAATAGGTCAAGGATTTCAAGAGATTTTTGGCGTTTTTGGTAATGCTATTGGGGATGCTTTTGGACTTACAGCAGTTAAATCGGGTGATAAGAGAAATAAAATAGGTGAACACTTTAAGACTATAGGTGATGGGCTTTCAACTACTAAGAATAAGTTAAATGAGCTATCAGGTGAAATATCTGAAGCAAAAAATGCTAATGGTAGCACAATTGAAGCTGTTAAGAGTGCAATTAGCAGTGCAAATGATGTCTTTGAACAACTAATTACTTCTTTAACTAAACTTACTGATGTAACTAAGGATGGTTCTGACATTGGTGATACTGCTAGTGCTGCGGATGCAGTGGCTACTGATAAGACTAGTGTTGATTCTATTATTAAAGAAGTTAAAGCTATTATTGATGAAGCAAAGAAATCTGGAATAGAAATCAAGTCTGGAGAGGCTGGTAATGCAGTAAATGTTGCTGCTTTAACTGCTGTAAATAAAATATTAGGAATACTTGACCTAATATTAGGAAAACAGTAGCAAGTAATCTAAATAAGATAAGAGAAGCTGTTAAAGGGATACAGTACTCTGAGACTACTACTGAATCAACTGAATCTAGTACTACTCAACCCTCTACTACTAAATAAATTATCTAATTAAATAATCTAAATAAAGTCATTTGAGGAAATCTCATGAAAAGAAGAGATTTCCTCAAATGACTTTATTTTTACTTCTTAGTTGTGGGAGTGGCAGTACTAAGGCTGAGGATCCTAAAACCACATTCTTAACTTCTATTGCTAATTTAGGTAAAGGCTTCTTAGATGTTTTTACTTCCCTTTCTGATATGATTACTGGTGCTTTTGGTATTAAGGCTGACACTAAGAAATCTGATATAGGGAAATACTTTAGTGATATTGAGACTACTATGAACACAGTTAAAAAAAAGTTACAAGAGGAAGTTGCTAAGAATGGAAATTACTCAAAGGTTAAATCAGTCGTTGATACTTTTATCACAGGCACATTAGAAAAAATTGCTGATGGTGCAAAGGAAGCTGCTAAAGGGGCTACAGGAGAAGATAAGATTGGTGGTGCTACTAAAGATAGCGGTCAGGATCCTGCACCTGCTGATGCTGCAAGTGTAAACTCACTTGTTAAAGGAATTAAAGAAATTGTTGGAGTGGTTTTAAAGGACAATGAAGGAAATGCTACTGCTACTAAAACTGCAGAAGATGAGCAAAAATCAATTGGTAAATTGTTTGAAAAGAAAGCAAGTGGTACAGACGCAGAGGCAGCTGCAGCTAGCGCATCAATTGGAGCTGTAACTGGTGTTGATATTCTAAAAGCTATTGCTAAATCTGAAAAAAATCCTGTTGCTGATAATACTAATGGCATTAATGCAGCTAAAGATGCAGCTGGGATTGCTATTGCTCCGGCTGTAGATGGCAAAAATGAAATTTCTACTGCAGAAGCAAAGAAAGATGCAGTTATTGCTGCGGGTATTGCACTGCGAGCTATGGCTAAGGGTGGTAAATTTGCTGCTAAACAAAATGAAGAGAAATCAGCTCATGCAGTTAATGGTGCAGCTGCTAGTGCTGTTGGTAAGACTTTAAGTACTTTAATAATAGCAATAAGAAATACTGTTGATAGTGGTTTAAAGACAATTAGTGATGCTCTTGCTACAGTTACACAAGAAGATAAATCTTTAGATTCTACTATACCTGCAGACTCAACAGCTAGTGGACAATAATAAAGAATTATTAATAAAACATACATAACTAAATAAAGTCATTTGAGGAAAACTATTTCTCTTCATGAGATTCGTTTTCCTTTTTTACTATCTGTAATAATACTCAGGTCTAAATAGTATTGATAGCTATCCTTTAACAACAGATTGATGGTAAGATTTCATTTCAGCTTTTTGATAAACTAAAAAAAATAGACTAAACACTTTATGTTGAAGATAGGAACCCTTTTAAATCACATTTTACTAAAATAAGGTTCCTATAACACTTAAGATATTATATAATAATTACATAAGGAGATTTTTATGGGACTTGCTCAACCAGTTATTACTCAACAAATGGTTATAGCTGAACTTACTAAAGCTGGTATAAATAGAGATATTGCTATTGATTTATCTTACAGATATTATAAAAATGAGCTTACACACAAGGATATTGAGTATTTAGAGACTACTTTTAACCTTAAGCTTGAAAAAGTTGAAGCACTCTTACAAGCTGAGATTAAATCAATCAAAACTGATCTGGATACTAAAATTGATACTAAATTCAATGAACTTGATAACAAGATTGATACAGTTAGAAGTGAATTAAAATCTGACATTAAAGACCTTGATACCAAAATCGATTCTGTTGAGAGTAATCTTAATACTAAGATTGATACAGTTAGAAGTGAATTAAAATCTGATATTAAAGACCTTGATACCAAAATCGATTCTGTTGAGAATAATCTTAATACTAAGATTGATACAGTTAGAAGTGAATTAAAATCTGACATTAAAGACCTTGATACCAAAATCGATTCTGTTGAGAATAATCTTAATACTAAGATTGATACAGTTAGAAGTGAATTAAAATCTGATATTAAAGACCTTGATACCAAAATCGATTCTGTTGAGAATAATCTTAATACTAAGATTGATACAGTTAGAAGTGAATTAAAATCTGACATTAAAGACCTTGATAATAAGATTGATGTTAACAAAATGGAGCTTAAGAGTACATTAAGACTGCATGGTTGGATGTTTGGTACCCTTATTACCCTTAATATAGGAATATTTTTAGCATTAATGTCATTATTAGTAAAGTAAATTTATTTAATTATCCCTCTTATTTATTTGGCTACATAATATTAGTTATTTTCTTATCAAAATTATTTAATTGCTTGTTAGGGACAATTAAATAAAATTAATTGTTATATCACAAGAAGGACAAGTTAAAGCATTTCCCCTTGAGTAAAAAATGAGGCACGTGATAATGAAAAGAATTACTTTAAGTGCATTATTAATGACTTTATTTTTACTTATGAGTTGTGGAGCTGGTAGTACTAATGCTGAGGATCCTCAGAGTAGATTCTTGAAATCTCTTATTAGTTTAGGTAATGACTTCTTAGATGTTTTCACTTCTTTTACTGATATGGTTGGAGGGGTTTTAGGGTTTAATACTAATACTAAAAAGTCTGATGTTGGAGCTTACTTTAAAACTGTTCAGGATACTGTACAAGGCACTAAGGATAAGCTTAATAAAATTGTTGCTGACATGAAATCTGATAATAATCCTAATGCAGAGGCTACTGATACCGCTGTAAAAGCTCTAATTACTAATACTCTTGATAAGATAATCCAGGGGGCTAAGACTGCTAGTGAGGCTATTGGTACTACAGGTGATGACCTACTTGGTAATGTTGCTGCTCACGCAGCTCCTGCAGGTGCTAAAGGTGAAACTGAAAATTTAATAAAAGGCATTAAATCGATTGTAGATGTGGTTCTTAAAGAAGGAAGTGCTGATTCGGGTGATGATAAAAAGGCTGAAGATGGTTCTACTACAAGAACCGGTGGCAATGCTACTGACAATGAAGCAGGAAAGTTATTTGCTTCTGCTAATGCAGGGGCTGCAGATGCTGCAAAAAAATCAGCTGCTGATGCTGCTAAGGCTGTTGGTGCTGTAACTGGTTCTGACATTTTACAAGCTATCGTTAAAGATAATGGTGATGCTGCTAAATTAGCAACTGCTCAAAATGCTGCTAATGCTGCTAAAAAAGATGCCGAAGTAGCAGGGGCTATAGCCTTAAGAGCTATGGCTAAAGGCGGTAAATTTACTGGTCCTAGTGCTGATGATCAAGGGGGTGTTGCTCCTATCGTTAAAGGTGCAGCTGTAAGTGCAGTTACTAAGGCTTTAGATGCATTAACAATAGCAATAAGAGATACTATTGATACAGGACTTAAAACTGTTAAAGATGCTATAAATATTAATACTACTGATACTCCTGTGACCACTGATAATACAACCTCTGAAGCTAAAAACCAATAATCAGAATTAATAACAATATATATAATTAAATAAAGTCATTTGAGGAAAACTATTTCTCTCTTTATGAGAATTGTTTTCCTTTTATTTATATTTGTCCCCTGGTTAATAAGGAGGCACGTGATAATGAAAAGAATTACTTTTTGTGCGTTATTAATGACTTTATTTTTACTTCTTAGTTGTGGGAGTGGTAGTACTAAGACGGAAGATCCTAAGACCTTATTCTTAACTTCTATTGCTAATTTGGGTAAAGGTTTCTTAGATGTTTTTACTTCCCTTTCTGATATGGTTTCTGGTGCCTTTGGCATTAAAGCAGATACTAAGAAATCTGACATTGGTAAGTATTTCACTGATATTGCTGACACTATGACATCTGTTAAAAAGAAGTTGCAAGCAGAAGTTGCTAAGAATGGAAATTACTCAAAGGTTAAATCAGTTGTTGATACATTTATCACTAACACATTAGACAAGATCGCAGAAGGAGCTAAGAAAGCTGCTAGTGGGGCTATAACTGATGCTGCTATTGGTGAAGTTGTGAAATCTGATGCTGGTACTAGCGTTGACGCTACAAGTGTCAATGCTCTTGTTAAAGGAATTAAGACTATTGTTGATGTGTTTTTAAAAGAAGGTGATGGACAAGCAGATAAAACGGATCCTGTTGATGCTGATAAGAAAGATATTGGTAAGTTATTTGGGGCTAAAAATGAGGCTGATAAAGGTGCTGAAGAGAAACATGTAGCTGCTGCTGGTGCATCAATTGGGGCTGTAACTGGGGCTGATATCCTAAAAGCTATTGCTGCTTCTAATGCTGATGCTAAGAAAGATGGTAAAGTTAAGGATGCTACGGATGCAGCTTCTCTGGCTTTAGCTAAGGGTACTTCTACTGATAATGATGATCAACTTGGAGATGCAGCAAAGAAAGATGCAGTTATTGCTGCTGGTATCGCACTGAGAGCAATGGCTAAGGATGGTAAATTTATTGTTAAAGATACAGCTGCTAAGAAGACAGAAGCTGAAGCAGCTAAGGGAGCAGCTGCTAGTGCTGTTGGTAAGACTTTAAGTACTCTTATAATAGCAATAAGAAATACTGTTGATAGTGGTTTAAAGACAATAAGTGATTCTCTTGCTACAGTTACACAAGAAGATAAGTCTGCAGATTCTACTACACCTGCAGAAGCAGCAACTGGTGGACAACAACAATAAATAATTATTAATAAAACATACATAACTAAATAAAGTCATTTGAGGAAAACTCTTCTCTCTTCATGAGAACCGTTTTCCTTTTGTTTATGTCTAGCTCCCTTGAGTAAAAAAGGAGGCACGTGATAATGAAAAGAATTACTTTTTGTGCATTATTAATGACTTTATTTTTACTTTTTGGTTGTGGCAGTGGACAACAGGCTGCAAACTCAGGTAGTCCTGGAACAGCAGGAGGCGATAAACAAGGCGTTGGAAGTTTAAGTGAAGTAATTGCAAGCTCAAGACAATTATTTTTGGATGCTTTTGTTTCTTTTGGAAATTTACTAAAAGAAGCATTTGGTCTTACTGCAGATACAACTAAAAAAGCAGTAGGAGAACGATTGGGTAAGGTTGGTGATGCAGTGAAAATAGCTAAAGATAAGTTAGAAGAGCTAAAGGGAAATGAGCAGTTTAATTTAATAAAAGATAAAGCTGAAAGTACAATTAATAAGGCAATTGATACTTTGGGAAAGATAGTTGAAGGAAAAAATAAAATTAAGGAAGCCTCAAAGGATGCTGGTGGTAAAATTGCTAATGCTACTGCTGATGGTGAGGATGCAGCACCAGCAAATACAGCAAGCGTTAAGGGTCTTGTTGAAGGGATTAGTATGATCTATGAGGCAGCAAAGGAAGTTGGTGTTGATCTAAAAGGAAATGCTAATAAGCAGATTGAGGATTCTAAAGAAGTTGGAAATTTATTTAATGCTACTGCTAATGTTACTGATGCCAAGGCACTAAGCGGAGCTAGTAAAGCAGTAATTGCAGCTAGTGGTGCAGATATATTAGCAGCAATTGAAGCAGTTAAGGATACAAGTAAACCTGCTGGCCAAATTACTGCTGCAACAAATGCTTTTGAAATTGCAATTGCTAATAAGAGTAACGGGAATGCTACTCATGTTCAAACAAATGCATCAGCAATAGCAGCAGGTTTAGCATTGAGAGCAATGGCTAAAGATGGTAAATTGGCAACCAAGGCTAATGATGCACCAAAAGAAGGAATAAATGCAGTATTAATAGGAGTAGTTGGTAAAACTGTAAATGAGATAGTATCTATTGTAAGAAGAACAGTTGATAAATGTTTAAAAGATGTTGATGATTGCATAAAAGAAGATTCCAGTAGTGTAGTAAAACCTACAAATTAATATAGTGTGGTTATTCATTGGAATAAGTTTTTACAAGCAGGAATTCCTGCTTTTTTATCTAAATACTCAGTATCTTTAGTGATACTGAGTATGAAGTTAGTTTTTACTAATTGATATTAAGCTAGGGGGTCGAAAAAATTTTTTTAGGTTTTCATTACAATAGTACAAGCAATATATTATTATCAATTTGTACATAGTTGCTGCTGAGTGAACAAATTTATTTTCTTTTATGTATTTTTTTTAAAGAGATGTCACAAAAATGTACAATGTATAATTACAAAAATATATGAGATAATAGTAGTTTTTGCAATCTATTAGTAGATTTATAAGGTATACCAAGTTGTTTGAGGTGTAGATTAATATAAGATTTGAGGGTATGTAGGTTTTTGTTTGATGTTTGATCAAGGAAGAAAGATTCAACCAGAGAAGCAATAGTAGAGAGAGTTTTATTAGTATGGTTTTTAAATAGAATCTAGGTTATTTTTATTAAGTTTTAGTCTGTTAAAAGACTTAATATAGTTTATTTTTTCGTATAAGTCTAGTATACAAGGTTGATTATCTAATAGGATATTGAGATGAGTATTATTGTAATAGATATTATTGAAGGTAATTTTAGACTTAGCAATCAAAGAGTAGATAGAAATTATATGTTTTGTAGTGATAGAGAAGTTGAATATATTTTTAGCGATGTAGTTAATTTTGTATGCATGAATAGAAGATAAAATATTTTTATTTAAATTTTTAATAATGGAAGTAGCAATAACATTGGGTTCGAGTAAAGAATATTGTTGAAACTGTAGACCATTACTTAATGTATAAGTAATAATATTGTTATTAAAAGTATAAAATATTTTGATAAAAGGATCTTTTAGATGTGTTAAAGGTATGCCGGAAGCCATAATAATGCCGAGTAAATTGTGAATAGTGCTAGAAGAGAGAA encodes:
- the bdr gene encoding Bdr family repetitive protein codes for the protein MGLAQPVITQQMVINELTKAGIKRDIAVDLSYRYYRNELTYKDIEFLKENFDIKLEKVEALLQAEIKSVESSLQAEIKSVKTELDNKIDTKFNELDTKIDTKFNELDNKIDTVRNELKSAIKDLDTKIDSVENNLNTKINTKFNELDKKIDNVKNEVSLVRKDMEINRVELDNKLDKTASEFKSTSRLHNWMFGTLITLNIGIFLTLMSIVYSLLSK
- a CDS encoding variable large family protein yields the protein MRRHVIMKRITFCALLMTLFLLLSCGSGQQPEAGKGGSAATGGRSLSEVLMEVGRSAENAFYSFLELLSDTLGFTAKSTTKKSDVGGYFNSLGAKLGKASDELEQVAKKSEGEGEGAKDEPIAVAIRSAVDSAKATLSTLKTHLDSLKDIGDDNQKVGEAASDAGAKEGTAVNEESLKKSLKALKGIVEEAGKSGISKPETGTVTLNVTGVDNKDGAKILATNSAGNPAAGDAGKAAAILSTVSGEEMLASIVNSKDTDAVLGAGANGDTTAISFAKGGNNAANVAQAEAKAAAVAGGIALRSLIKDGKLAKAADGQGGGKEVQGVGITAANKLLVAVEDIIKKTVKNVLKTAKEKIDQARAPKVASQQ
- a CDS encoding variable large family protein is translated as MTLFLLLSCGSGSTKAEDPKTTFLTSIANLGKGFLDVFTSLSDMITGAFGIKADTKKSDIGKYFSDIETTMNTVKKKLQEEVAKNGNYSKVKSVVDTFITGTLEKIADGAKEAAKGATGEDKIGGATKDSGQDPAPADAASVNSLVKGIKEIVGVVLKDNEGNATATKTAEDEQKSIGKLFEKKASGTDAEAAAASASIGAVTGVDILKAIAKSEKNPVADNTNGINAAKDAAGIAIAPAVDGKNEISTAEAKKDAVIAAGIALRAMAKGGKFAAKQNEEKSAHAVNGAAASAVGKTLSTLIIAIRNTVDSGLKTISDALATVTQEDKSLDSTIPADSTASGQ
- the bdr gene encoding Bdr family repetitive protein; amino-acid sequence: MGLAQPVITQQMVIAELTKAGINRDIAIDLSYRYYKNELTHKDIEYLETTFNLKLEKVEALLQAEIKSIKTDLDTKIDTKFNELDNKIDTVRSELKSDIKDLDTKIDSVESNLNTKIDTVRSELKSDIKDLDTKIDSVENNLNTKIDTVRSELKSDIKDLDTKIDSVENNLNTKIDTVRSELKSDIKDLDTKIDSVENNLNTKIDTVRSELKSDIKDLDNKIDVNKMELKSTLRLHGWMFGTLITLNIGIFLALMSLLVK
- a CDS encoding variable large family protein — translated: MKRITLSALLMTLFLLMSCGAGSTNAEDPQSRFLKSLISLGNDFLDVFTSFTDMVGGVLGFNTNTKKSDVGAYFKTVQDTVQGTKDKLNKIVADMKSDNNPNAEATDTAVKALITNTLDKIIQGAKTASEAIGTTGDDLLGNVAAHAAPAGAKGETENLIKGIKSIVDVVLKEGSADSGDDKKAEDGSTTRTGGNATDNEAGKLFASANAGAADAAKKSAADAAKAVGAVTGSDILQAIVKDNGDAAKLATAQNAANAAKKDAEVAGAIALRAMAKGGKFTGPSADDQGGVAPIVKGAAVSAVTKALDALTIAIRDTIDTGLKTVKDAININTTDTPVTTDNTTSEAKNQ
- a CDS encoding variable large family protein, whose product is MMKRITFCALLMTLFLLLSCGSGSTKTEDPKTLFLTSIANLGKGFLDVFTSLSDMVSGAFGIKADTKKSDIGKYFTDIADTMTSVKKKLQAEVAKNGNYSKVKSVVDTFITNTLDKIAEGAKKAASGAITDAAIGEVVKSDAGTSVDATSVNALVKGIKTIVDVFLKEGDGQADKTDPVDADKKDIGKLFGAKNEADKGAEEKHVAAAGASIGAVTGADILKAIAASNADAKKDGKVKDATDAASLALAKGTSTDNDDQLGDAAKKDAVIAAGIALRAMAKDGKFIVKDTAAKKTEAEAAKGAAASAVGKTLSTLIIAIRNTVDSGLKTISDSLATVTQEDKSADSTTPAEAATGGQQQ
- a CDS encoding variable large family protein, which produces MKRITFCALLMTLFLLFGCGSGQQAANSGSPGTAGGDKQGVGSLSEVIASSRQLFLDAFVSFGNLLKEAFGLTADTTKKAVGERLGKVGDAVKIAKDKLEELKGNEQFNLIKDKAESTINKAIDTLGKIVEGKNKIKEASKDAGGKIANATADGEDAAPANTASVKGLVEGISMIYEAAKEVGVDLKGNANKQIEDSKEVGNLFNATANVTDAKALSGASKAVIAASGADILAAIEAVKDTSKPAGQITAATNAFEIAIANKSNGNATHVQTNASAIAAGLALRAMAKDGKLATKANDAPKEGINAVLIGVVGKTVNEIVSIVRRTVDKCLKDVDDCIKEDSSSVVKPTN